A segment of the Psychrobacillus sp. FSL K6-2836 genome:
AGCCTATGAGAATGAAATGTTGGTAGGTTTAGTAACTTCTTGGAAATCTGAATTTCATCCGAATTGTACATATTTTGCAATGGTTACAAAACCACATATCGGTTTTGAAATTGAATCTGTTTTGATTGAAGCTTTATACAACTTTAAAGAAATTAAATTTCCACTACAAACTTCCATTTGGGAATCATCTTATGGACTAAAAACATTCTATGAAAAAATGGGATTTATAGAAGTTAGAAGGACATATATGCCTTTATTAAGAACCTTAAAGATTGATATTAATGAAGTCTTCCCTAATTTTATTGTACAAGATATCTGCATACAAGACATAAATAGTATAGCTATTCATAAAGAACTTAAGTTAAAATTGATAAATCTTGTAAGAGAAAACTATGAAAAAGCTCATACGGTAAATCCTGTTGGAGTTCACAGCTTCCAGAAATGGGAAGAGCTGATTTTTAATGAGGATACAATTCAAAGTGGAAGTTTTATCATATTAAAGGATAATGAGATACTGGCTTATTCCTTGTTACATTATTCGAATACCCCCAATCAATATGAATTTGGGTGGAGAGGAACTAAGGAGAATACAGACGTTCGACTTATGTTATTTTTAACAGCTTCCCAAATAAACTTTGCCAATGAAAACGGAGTAAAATATATTGAAGCTGAAGTAGATACGACTGACTATTTTTCACTTGAAATGTTAAAATTCTTTCCCTTTTCTCCAGCATCTTCATTATTGACTTTTCAAAAAAGGACTATTAAGAAATAGAGTTCTGAAATAATGTGAAGTATTTGTACTTAAACTAACGAATGCTTTTAAAAACAAGTGGCTGCCTTTTAGGGTAGCTTTTTCTTATTGAACTAAAAGTACAGGTTAGTTTAACAAAAGAAACGATGTGTCCTAATGGATATAATGTTAC
Coding sequences within it:
- a CDS encoding GNAT family N-acetyltransferase; the protein is MFRSDYVIKYNKSPNIKVIKEILSNWVWDDDFTYRYFLRGVHIKNNICTFEAYENEMLVGLVTSWKSEFHPNCTYFAMVTKPHIGFEIESVLIEALYNFKEIKFPLQTSIWESSYGLKTFYEKMGFIEVRRTYMPLLRTLKIDINEVFPNFIVQDICIQDINSIAIHKELKLKLINLVRENYEKAHTVNPVGVHSFQKWEELIFNEDTIQSGSFIILKDNEILAYSLLHYSNTPNQYEFGWRGTKENTDVRLMLFLTASQINFANENGVKYIEAEVDTTDYFSLEMLKFFPFSPASSLLTFQKRTIKK